In a genomic window of Amblyomma americanum isolate KBUSLIRL-KWMA chromosome 4, ASM5285725v1, whole genome shotgun sequence:
- the LOC144129616 gene encoding uncharacterized protein LOC144129616 gives MPQCCAYNCSNRPEDGYAVFMVPQGKRDRLKTKQWLHYIGRKNFVPTRSSVVCEAHFSDDQFEPLILQKYGKKKLKPNAVPKLFSHRPAVKPRKPPRLRIDPRENRTSVNSAGLPDSCNVSRAESGSSSNEKLSDGGSSELSEARHEPDLTNVSCTSALLPATFHASIPATNPNEVFSPSARTSLPAACSVAAIGPVPSSRDRFSPSKECLELPNARHEPDLTNALGTPAAVSADFSESAVKFTATSESCSPSEVHQEVPYTPHDP, from the exons ATGCCACAGTGTTGCGCATATAACTGTTCAAACCGGCCTGAGGATGGCTATGCAGTTTTCATGGTACCTCAAGGAAAGCGGGATCGCTTGAAGACGAAGCAATGGCTTCATTATATCGGGAGAAAAAACTTCGTGCCGACAAGAAGCAGCGTTGTGTGCGAG GCACATTTCAGTGACGATCAGTTTGAACCACTCATATTGCAAAAATATGGGAAAAAGAAGCTGAAGCCAAATGCGGTTCCGAAGCTTTTCTCGCACAGACCTGCTGTAAAACCAAGGAAACCGCCCCGACTAAGAATTGACCCTCGGGAAAACAGAA caagtGTAAACAGTGCGGGTTTGCCTGATTCCTGCAATGTCTCCAGAGCAGAGTCTGGCTCTTCTTCGAATGAAAAACTCT CAGATGGAGGGAGCTCCGAGCTATCTGAGGCGCGCCATGAACCTGATTTAACCAATG TCTCTTGTACCTCCGCTTTGCTGCCCGCTACATTCCATGCCTCGATACCCGCCACAAATCCCAATGAAGTCTTTT CGCCTTCAGCCAGGACATCCTTGCCCGCTGCATGCAGTGTCGCAGCAATAGGGCCTGTTCCATCTTCGAGGGATCGCTTTT CCCCATCTAAAGAGTGCCTTGAGCTACCAAATGCGCGCCATGAACCAGATTTAACCAATG CACTCGGTACCCCAGCAGCAGTCTCCGCAGACTTCAGTGAGTCAGCAGTAAAGTTCACCGCTACAAGTGAATCCTGCT ccccATCCGAAGTACATCAAGAGGTACCATACACGCCCCACGA CCCGTAG